The Etheostoma spectabile isolate EspeVRDwgs_2016 chromosome 9, UIUC_Espe_1.0, whole genome shotgun sequence DNA segment ATGTTGGTCAGccttgtttttaactttaaatgcaGCAAAACACAGCTTGGAGCTTGTGAAACTGCTTGTTTCTGTTCGGCTCCCCTCAGTCATGTCAGTTCATCTACCTCTTTTGTTGCTCATCACTTGGTCTTTGCATTGAACAGAGAATTGAATGTCCTTGAGAAAATAGAACAAAAGAGCATTTAAGTCCTGCATGTTGGCCTTGGAGGTTCAAATTCAGTTAAATGGTGGATGTAAGTCATGTTTCAGCATTTTGGTCCTAGAATTAGATGTATTCTTGTGCTTTTAATTTAGGTAAAAAAAGAGATATTACAATTCAAGAGGTAGATAAAGGAGTCTTCATGTccaaaatacatgtattttgcTTGGCAGAGATAAGTTTTGTAGGAAAATAATTCCTCAGCAACCAGTAGCACTTTTAACATGTCTATGATTATACTGTACAGCTTTGATAATGTCAGGCATATTTCAAATACAGTTAAAACCCTAAACACAATTGTTTTGCAATACAATCACTATCAAAGTATTTGGTAAAACAgggttttctgtcttttctatTTCAGTGACAGCCACACTGTACACTGGCATATGGCGGAGCATGTTATTGCCAAGTCACTGCGGTTTGGCTGTGGCTTGGCAAACTACTCCATCTTGCACAACCCTTGCCAAATggttcctttttaaaataaatgttttctctTCTCCGGATCACAATAATGTTTTTGTCTCCCTGTAATCTNNNNNNNNNNCTTGAGTAAATACAGTGAGTTCATTCAGTGAGCAAATATCTCTACTGCAGTTATATTTAGTGACTAACTAGTAAACGTGACTAAATGAACTTCTTTGAGCTATGACTTGTAGTAAGTTAGGTAGCCTCTGGCTACTTTAACAGTTCCTCTTAGAGCTGGAGTTACAGCAAGCATTCAGAAACTTTAAGTCACTTGGTTCAGTGGCTGGATCTACATGTGTTCACACTTGCGACTGTCATTGTTGCAATGCTATGATGTAAATGGAATCAGTGCAGGGGTTTACATGCATGGCAGACAAGACCAAAAAGTACATTATCAAagcttttaaatataaaaatgactCAAGTGTCTAAGTGTCTCCTTTGCTATGTGTTAATTTAGGATGGCCGTGCTCTCTCTGGTGTTTTGGTTTGTGCCATGTTCTGCTTCTGCCACCTCTTCAACAACCCAGTTCCTGCCATGCAGCTACTCAGCGCCAAGAGACCAGGTTCCGGCCTCTGGCCCTCACACCACAGGTTTGTAAttctgaacatgtgtgtgtatgtgtgtgtgcatgtgggtgtgACAGAGATTGAGTAATAGAAGAGgggaagtgagagagaaagaaaggacgGAAAAATGTATTCACACTGAACCACACTAGAATTTATTTTGgcgtgtttccttttttttttaacactttattaatttctgtgttttctctgcgGTTGAATCCCACATATGATATTACCAGCTGCCAGAATTAACATATTAACAAAATAAACGTCAGGCAGAAAAAGTGGGGATTGCTTTTCATTGATAATCTGGATTTCAACTGGATAAACTGCATGTTGgggttaaaaacaaattcacattATCAGCTGGTTCCAATATTAGCTATGCTTATTCCCCTATCTGCCCCTTTAGAAGGCAGTGCATGTTTTCAAAGCATAACAGCATCATTTAAGAAGATTTGCTGATGTATGGGGATAGGCtaatcaaaacataaaaagtgcAGGATGGATATTTTATTGCCATGACAGCCAGTAGCTGTATTATTTATCAGGCCTTAACAACTTAGAGTTTGAGTGCAAATTGACTGAGAATTTATGGAAATGGAAGCAATAACATAATCCTTATCATATACACAGAACACAAAGTGAGGCATGCATTTAACATTGAAAATCCAAAACGGGACAAAAGCAATtatctttccttctttctatcCAGGTATATAGGCTATGTGTGTAGCATGGTGTCAGAGAAGCCCAGTCTACCCCACTCCAAGCCCTTGATGATCAAGGGTCTCACCATAACTCCTGTCCCCTGCTTTAACAAGCAGCGCAACGGCTGTCGGCCCTTCTGCGACGTCCTCATCGGAGAGACGAAGATCTTTACCACTTCACAGGAGTATGAGAGGATGAGGTAGGTGCAGTGAAGTTTGTAAGCCTCAATAGAAACAAGACGTTATGCAGCGTGTACGAAAGTATTAGTGAAGAGTCTAAAACACATCATGCCTTTTTTATCTTCATTCTCCACTCCCTTTATCGGTCTCTCTCTGCAGCGTTTCCCCGTAATTATTGCTGCCCTATTTACTCTTTCCTCCTGCCCATGTTCTTCCCTCCTACACACTCTGCATGTCCAGAGAGCACAGGGTCCAAGAGGGTAAGATCGCTTTTCCTCTGGGTGTGAGTGTGCAAGGAGACGTCATTGTTTCAGTCTACCACATGAGGTCAACCATCGGAGGACGTCTGCAGGCCAAGGTAAACTTCATGTGCTCTATGCTGTACATCTCTACAGCTGTAAGTCTTTTTTACTGAATGAGACAACATCTGTTCATAAACACCATGTCTGTGTACTGATAAAGTTAACATCTTAATCAAACTTGACACAAacataatgataatgataatgataatgataatgctGTACAATGGTTGGAACAAGCTCATAATGGACTATTAGCCATCAAACAGTGTCTTGAGAATCTTGAGTCCAAACACAAACCTACAAAATAAGAAACAAGAAGTGACATGTTTGAAACAGGTTTTACATTTCCTGACGTGCCTAGTTTATGGAAATTTGTTTTTCCTCCAACAGCACCACTAGGAGAAATACTATGTTAATagtaaatactaaaataaaaactttttttaacaacCTCTAGTTCAGGCCATTGTTTCTTCTGGTTATTGTATGATTTAACTTCCAACAGCACATGTGCTAAATGCAATACATCATTTTAAAGGTGTTCGTCCCCCACATTTCCTTAGGTTTTGATTGCATTGTACAAGTGCATTGCCTGGAACAACTGCTTTTACAATAGGTCAAAGCTTTCTAGGGAGAAGCTACACAGATCTAACTGATCTTTACAGCAGAAAGTTCAGGTAACAACTTTTTAATTACAAATCTGTTTAGGTATCAGTTCAGTATCACCCCCTTAGACCTCACTTACTATTGAGCAGACACTCCACATCAAAAGATCAGCTGATTCGTAAAACTGAATAGGAATAATGgcaaaatcaatgaaaatagACACAAGGACGGCAACACAATATGCAATTTCTCTGTGAATTATATCATCATCATATAGTCTAACAGAAAGTTGTGCTTACAATAAGGATAGGTATGCAGTAAAAGACTGCAATGGATTTGGCTATTGATGCAATTTGGTTTGATATACTAAATTACATGGTCCAAACTTACTTGCATCTACTGTTATAAGGTGTCCAACACCCAGATCTTCCAGATACAGTTCCACACTGGCTTCATTGCGCCTGGTACCACCATGTTAAAGTTTAACAAGTAAGGACATTTCTTCTATTTTAATCACTTGTATGACTATAGCTAACAAAACAAACCCTGCTGATTCCAGTCTGTTTTCCATCTCTCACTATATCACACATTATTCATTTACCCTATTCCCCCCCCCTCAGACCAGAGCTGGATGCATGTGACTCTCCTGAGAAGTATCCCCAGCTTTTCCATGTAATACTGGacgtggaggtggagggggtggACAAGCAAAAGGACCTGACGCCACCGTGGGAGCAGTTCCCCGTTAAAGACCTCAACCCCAACGTGCTCTTCTCCTGCCACCAGGAGCACCAGGACGCACTGGCTATTGCTGGTACTCTGGGGACGGGTACACTGGGGACAAATGTGACACACAAAACGGTTTCTGCTAATGTGGACTGCACGCATATGTTGAATCCATAACATACTGCACATCACACTTAAGGTGGGGAGCTAGGTGTAGTCTTTGTAAGCTAAATACTGGCTACTAAACACTTGccatttaaacaaatataaacttgtgtttatattgtgtatattcAATGAAAACATTGCTCATGACACTGACACAGTAGTTTTGTCAAAGTCTTGTGGGAGCTGTAGTTGTTAAAAGCTAACTATCTTTATTTAAATACCATAAATGACAAATTTTACCAACTATGCATCAGCATCAGTAAGTTAGTTGTAAAGCTAAAACTATGGACCGAAAAAATCCTGTGTCAAGTTTTAACTTACAACCTCAATgagaaaatacaacaaaaaagaagataaaaaatagCAGGATgcctgctagctagctagctactagcAAAGTACCTTGGCTTGATTCAACAGCATAACCTGTGTAGCAGTCAGTGATTGTAAATAGAATATTATAAGCCTACATCTAGTTTACACAACATTTGTCATCATTACTTGCTTTACTAAGTTAGAGCTTCACAAGCTGAATGTGATTCAATGTTGCTGATTGTTAACAGTTGTTAGGCTAGCTGTTACAAAACGCTTTAACAACTAACTATTTAGCCTTACCAATAGCTAGTTATCCTAAACATAAACCCTAAACTACACTAATTTAACACAAATTCTAACCATGTCAGCTACATACAAAAACTGATAGGTTGCCAACCAGATATTAAAAGTCTAAAACGCAGACTTGTGCCCACAAGGACACAAGTAAATAATACACATCTACAAACAACCATAACAGAGCCCGGTCTAAGAAGAGCCTGTTCACTTCTTATTAAGCCCCATTGTCCCGAAATTGGTTAGAGTTAGTCCAGAGTTCCCCTGGGGGTGATCGCATGCAAGTGCAAAAATGAATtggagtctatggagctagacggCTAAATTTGTCTCTTTTGCCTGACTGTCATTGACAAATCTCAGATTTGATTGTAGTTTGtgcaagttcaacatggatTATAGGTTGAAAGTTGAATGAACGAGTACTTTGAGGGATTGGCTAATCTATTCAAAAGCCCATTTACGTGCGTTTACatgcagacacaaaaacacactaatgAACTAACTCTCATTTTTGTTCCTACAAGATGAGATGGAGGGATTGGATCTGGAGGGTAAGACAGTAGAGGAGACCACAGACCTGTTAGAGAAACTCTGTACAACAGGGCTTGCTTCAATTCAATCATACTCTCTTCAAAATGTAGAGAGAGCATTGATCCGATTGAGGATTATGTCTTCTGTTATTGAAAATCACTTTGCTGTTGTCATTTATGATCTGTattgattgaattgaaatgaaccCTATCCTTGTTATGCAGTGATATATCATTTTGGTAGATGACTTTAATATGGGGACCTGAATAAATTACTAGCCTAAGTATTTAACGTGATATCCTACAACAGCAGACATATGTATACTTGCCCTGTAAATACagagaacagagaaaaaaacacaacttagacaaaaaacacaatcctGGTGATGATTCCGGAAGCAAACTTAGGAACTGTGCAGCTTTAAGTGGTACAAATTGAAAGAAATTCTACCAAAGTGAAATATTGCTCTAGATTAATACTAGCTGAAGTTTGTAGTCATACTGTACATCCCATCCCTTCTTTAAAAGCATTactattactgtatattttattgattggatccTTGTACATAAAGatttatgtgttgttttagaaATGATCTCCAATTAGCTGAGTAGCTAAGAGCAGCTACACTTTGCACTGTGCAGTTTACGTAATATATAGCACACAGTGTACACAGTATCAGGAAGAAAGCTAGTGCTTGTAGCAGAAATGACAACTGTAGTTGCTCATTTTTCCCTCTTAACCTACTTTGTATTGTTGTCTGCTTTGCCCCAATTAATTTcctttgtctgtgttgttattTCTATCTACCTTCTCCACTTGCCTCGGTCTCATTTGGTAATTCACTACATGTTTTCTCTACCTCTTTCCTTCTATTTCTGTCTCATTCTTCTGCAGAGCCAAGTCGGCCCCACGGAGGTCCAGACGGTCGGGGCCACGGGGAAGAGAGCGAGCCCTCGGATGATgatatgctctctctctccagccaGCGAAGCAACGCCAGCACGGCCCCCCAGAAACCCGACCCTTCTGTGCCGATGCCTGCCGCCTCTGCACCCGCTGAAGAAATGGATCTTCTTGGCCTCGATGGGGAGGAGATCAACTGTCCTTCATCTCAGCCCCCGTCTTCTGCAGCCGCAACCACTGACCTCCTAGGGGACTTGTTCGGGGGCCCACCCCAGCCAACCAGTGGGGCATCATCTGCCCAGTCCACACCACAGAAAGTAGTCCTAAATACTGCCTCGCCATGTCCCTCTCCTGCACCATCAGGTGAGACCCCGAGTTTAGAAGTTCATTCATTTGGAAAAATATCCCTAAAATTCAAATGTGATATTGTTCAAAGCAAGTTTAGATTGCTTTTAGATTGATTGAAGTTATTAAGCTGGTATACATGTATATTAATAAATCAAGgcataaaaatgaatgaatactgCAAATATGTCAAGTAGGGTAAAAATATGCCAAACTCAAATTCTGATATGTGGGTCATCTTTAGATGAAAAATGGGTCATAGGCCATAAAAAGTAAATCTTTTGTTAGTAATGTAAAAAGTAATGTTATcacattaatattaatacaaatAATTTTCCTTTATTAAGAAAATAGTCTGTAAGGAAAGTAAAAAGaatataattttaaatatttacaatatGTAATGCAGTTACACAAACAAtctcaaaataaatattatagacAATAACATCTGAAGGTAAAACAGTTACGattatttgaaaaatatcaTACAAAGAAACCCATTAGCAAATTTGCCAAATGcaaaagtgaagaaaataaaatggcCATAGTTTGGCCATATCATTTTCTAGAGTAAGACGATAGCAATGGTGCTTTTGTTTCCCTCAGGTTTTGATCCCTTTGGGACGGGTCCCATTCCTAAGCCTCAGGACATGATGGGTTCATTCCTTGGACCAGGTAACGTGGGGCAGCCAGACCCCTTCCTGCATGCTGCACGCTCTCCATCACCCACCCTGCAGCCTACAAGCTTGGGTAAGGCATGCTTCTGCTGCACAGTCTCACAGCATTTTGGATCTAAATAAAGAGTCGGCACAATGGTAAGGCACGTTAGACAGTATTTGCAAGTCTGCTGCCACACCATAACACATAAATGTGCATTGTAATTGTCTCTGCACATCAACTCTAGTTAAAACGTCTAAAAACGTTTTTCTACCCCAAGATATATTAGACTGCACtgcttttaatatatatttttttgtatttttgctcTACTTATTGCTTACTCACATGCTGGCTTTGTAAGAAAGCTTTTTTTATTACTGCTGTATCTTTGGAAATGAATGGGTTTGTTAGCCTATAAATCTAGACGCATGCTAGCAGCAGCAAACATCTGGATAAGAGTCTTGTAAGGCTATGAGTTTGCATGGCGTATGGTGAGAATTTACAGACTGTCTGATTAGTTTTGCATAGAGACGGCGCAGGCTTGATATTTCACCCCAGCACGGCTTGTTCTCCATTAACCATCAACATCTTCAGAATGAAGCCTTTAGGCTGTATACCTTTATAGAGCAGTGTGTGCATGATGaagcaagaaaacaacaacaacaatattatCAGTATGTCTTTTAATCAGTGTATTAAATGTGTAATCATgttaattcatttattcattcaatgTCATGTTCAGTTCCCATTTACTATTAGCTCAATCTGTGATAAACCTTTATGTGCTTGAATAGGCCGGAGTTCCCCAGTCCCGCCCGCCACCCCAATCGTCAACATTCAGCAGCTAAACGCAAAGGGAGGATGGGACTGGAACAGACCAGCTACCACAAGCACAGGTAGAAACCActaacccaaacacacacacgcgcatgcacgcacgcacgcacgcacgcacgcacgcacgcacgcaNNNNNNNNNNNNNNNACACACAAAGAGCAATGAATGTTTATGTAATACTTTACTTAGCCTACTAAACCTTTTTGAGTGGTTGAAAATGTATATCAGTGGGAGCATGTGGAACTGATTGCTGAAGACCACAACACCTCCGTAACTGTAAAATGTTAACAGATGCACTCTTGATTCATCCAGGAGCAGGCTTTGGTATGGGCAGTCGGTCAGCGACTACCAGCCCTACAGGCTCGGTCCACAGCACCCCTACTCACCAAACCCAGCCAAACACCCTAGACCCGTTCGCTGACTTAGGCAACCTTGGGGGAAGCCTTGGAGGTCTGTCGCTAAAACATTTCTGAAACACTTGATCTGAGTATTTGTTATTGTACACTATTTCATAATCTC contains these protein-coding regions:
- the dnajc6 gene encoding putative tyrosine-protein phosphatase auxilin isoform X5, which translates into the protein MSLLGAYKKKTSYDGYECLQLVDSGGDSFSVGRGSSGGGGGGGGVTLAGSRAATLGPKAGPLREEDCSTMDSSEMDANYGGGLLDMVKGGAGKFFSNFKDNLKDTLKDTSTKVMHQVATYTKGELDIAYITSRIIVMTYPAESVQIGYQNHVEDIRSFLDSRHADHYTVFNLSQRNYRGAKFSNRVSECNWPSRQAPSLHNLFAVCKNMHNWLKQNPKNVCVITCSDGRALSGVLVCAMFCFCHLFNNPVPAMQLLSAKRPGSGLWPSHHRYIGYVCSMVSEKPSLPHSKPLMIKGLTITPVPCFNKQRNGCRPFCDVLIGETKIFTTSQEYERMREHRVQEGKIAFPLGVSVQGDVIVSVYHMRSTIGGRLQAKVSNTQIFQIQFHTGFIAPGTTMLKFNKPELDACDSPEKYPQLFHVILDVEVEGVDKQKDLTPPWEQFPVKDLNPNVLFSCHQEHQDALAIAEPSRPHGGPDGRGHGEESEPSDDDMLSLSSQRSNASTAPQKPDPSVPMPAASAPAEEMDLLGLDGEEINCPSSQPPSSAAATTDLLGDLFGGPPQPTSGASSAQSTPQKVVLNTASPCPSPAPSGFDPFGTGPIPKPQDMMGSFLGPGNVGQPDPFLHAARSPSPTLQPTSLGRSSPVPPATPIVNIQQLNAKGGWDWNRPATTSTGAGFGMGSRSATTSPTGSVHSTPTHQTQPNTLDPFADLGNLGGSLGEGSGFSSKPTTPTGTAPSVPPMGSPSRPPPSPQHAEGWQSHTGSSFPSWQPGAGGGGGWPHQGQGPASQPKPSPSHTPMPHTSPQNRPNYNVSFSAMGGGSPSAGGKVQAAMGSKPKAFNANFDDLLSGQGFAGAKEKKGPRTIAEMRKEEMAKEMDPEKIKILDWIEGKERNIRSLLSTMHTVLWEGETRWKPVGMADLVTPEQVKKVYRKAVLVVHPDKATGQPYEQYAKMIFMELNDAWSEFDSQGQKPLY
- the dnajc6 gene encoding putative tyrosine-protein phosphatase auxilin isoform X1, which gives rise to MSLLGAYKKKTSYDGYECLQLVDSGGDSFSVGRGSSGGGGGGGGVTLAGSRAATLGPKAGPLREEDCSTMDSSEMDANYGGGLLDMVKGGAGKFFSNFKDNLKDTLKDTSTKVMHQVATYTKGELDIAYITSRIIVMTYPAESVQIGYQNHVEDIRSFLDSRHADHYTVFNLSQRNYRGAKFSNRVSECNWPSRQAPSLHNLFAVCKNMHNWLKQNPKNVCVITCSDGRALSGVLVCAMFCFCHLFNNPVPAMQLLSAKRPGSGLWPSHHRYIGYVCSMVSEKPSLPHSKPLMIKGLTITPVPCFNKQRNGCRPFCDVLIGETKIFTTSQEYERMREHRVQEGKIAFPLGVSVQGDVIVSVYHMRSTIGGRLQAKVSNTQIFQIQFHTGFIAPGTTMLKFNKPELDACDSPEKYPQLFHVILDVEVEGVDKQKDLTPPWEQFPVKDLNPNVLFSCHQEHQDALAIADEMEGLDLEEPSRPHGGPDGRGHGEESEPSDDDMLSLSSQRSNASTAPQKPDPSVPMPAASAPAEEMDLLGLDGEEINCPSSQPPSSAAATTDLLGDLFGGPPQPTSGASSAQSTPQKVVLNTASPCPSPAPSGFDPFGTGPIPKPQDMMGSFLGPGNVGQPDPFLHAARSPSPTLQPTSLGRSSPVPPATPIVNIQQLNAKGGWDWNRPATTSTGAGFGMGSRSATTSPTGSVHSTPTHQTQPNTLDPFADLGNLGGSLGEGSGFSSKPTTPTGTAPSVPPMGSPSRPPPSPQHAEGWQSHTGSSFPSWQPGAGGGGGWPHQGQGPASQPKPSPSHTPMPHTSPQNRPNYNVSFSAMGGGSPSAGGKVQAAMGSKPKAFNANFDDLLSGQGFAGAKEKKGPRTIAEMRKEEMAKEMDPEKIKILDWIEGKERNIRSLLSTMHTVLWEGETRWKPVGMADLVTPEQVKKVYRKAVLVVHPDKATGQPYEQYAKMIFMELNDAWSEFDSQGQKPLY
- the dnajc6 gene encoding putative tyrosine-protein phosphatase auxilin isoform X10 — translated: MIESALKEMDANYGGGLLDMVKGGAGKFFSNFKDNLKDTLKDTSTKVMHQVATYTKGELDIAYITSRIIVMTYPAESVQIGYQNHVEDIRSFLDSRHADHYTVFNLSQRNYRGAKFSNRVSECNWPSRQAPSLHNLFAVCKNMHNWLKQNPKNVCVITCSDGRALSGVLVCAMFCFCHLFNNPVPAMQLLSAKRPGSGLWPSHHRYIGYVCSMVSEKPSLPHSKPLMIKGLTITPVPCFNKQRNGCRPFCDVLIGETKIFTTSQEYERMREHRVQEGKIAFPLGVSVQGDVIVSVYHMRSTIGGRLQAKVSNTQIFQIQFHTGFIAPGTTMLKFNKPELDACDSPEKYPQLFHVILDVEVEGVDKQKDLTPPWEQFPVKDLNPNVLFSCHQEHQDALAIADEMEGLDLEEPSRPHGGPDGRGHGEESEPSDDDMLSLSSQRSNASTAPQKPDPSVPMPAASAPAEEMDLLGLDGEEINCPSSQPPSSAAATTDLLGDLFGGPPQPTSGASSAQSTPQKVVLNTASPCPSPAPSGFDPFGTGPIPKPQDMMGSFLGPGNVGQPDPFLHAARSPSPTLQPTSLGRSSPVPPATPIVNIQQLNAKGGWDWNRPATTSTGAGFGMGSRSATTSPTGSVHSTPTHQTQPNTLDPFADLGNLGGSLGEGSGFSSKPTTPTGTAPSVPPMGSPSRPPPSPQHAEGWQSHTGSSFPSWQPGAGGGGGWPHQGQGPASQPKPSPSHTPMPHTSPQNRPNYNVSFSAMGGGSPSAGGKVQAAMGSKPKAFNANFDDLLSGQGFAGAKEKKGPRTIAEMRKEEMAKEMDPEKIKILDWIEGKERNIRSLLSTMHTVLWEGETRWKPVGMADLVTPEQVKKVYRKAVLVVHPDKATGQPYEQYAKMIFMELNDAWSEFDSQGQKPLY